The following proteins are co-located in the Vigna angularis cultivar LongXiaoDou No.4 chromosome 2, ASM1680809v1, whole genome shotgun sequence genome:
- the LOC108326895 gene encoding 5'-adenylylsulfate reductase-like 5 — protein sequence MATSLLLFITCFSLLPSSYSSTSLPSASFLYDLHSQCSLTVSPNPPLQVDGNFIEGVLSSRKRVGYVSVLFYASWCPFSHRILPEFEILSSMFPQVEHVALEQSSALPSLYSKYGIHSLPAILLVNRTSRVRYHGPNNHDSLVEFYARNTGLEARDKVVVGELSNLMSDEHSTIKGFSLGEISRREPYLALSILFLCLRIILSVFPTIMPHLKAFCSSYVNHLSFQKLGQVMERVLHVMDVKRIWTKLELCKSRSFHERARSARVWASSLASVSLGDSSAK from the exons ATGGCCACTTCACTTCTTCTCTTCATCACTTGTTTCTCTCTTCTGCCATCATCCTATTCCTCTACTTCTCTACCTTCTGCTTCCTTTCTCTATGATCTTCACTCACAATGTTCCCTCACCGTTTCCCCTAACCCTCCTCTTCAG GTGGATGGGAACTTTATAGAAGGGGTTTTGTCTAGCAGAAAGAGGGTTGGATACGTTTCTGTGCTCTTCTATGCTTCCTGGTGTCCTTTTTCTCACAGAATACTTCCTGAATTTGAAATTCTTAGCTCTATGTTTCCTCAAGTAGAACATGTAGCACTTGAACAGTCATCGGCTTTGCCAAG CTTGTATTCAAAATATGGAATCCATAGCTTGCCTGCAATACTACTGGTGAACCGGACATCTAGAGTGAGATATCATGGTCCAAACAATCATGACTCCCTTGTAGAATTTTATGCGAGAAACACAG GATTAGAAGCCAGGGACAAGGTTGTTGTTGGTGAACTAAGCAACTTGATGAGTGATGAACATTCAACTATAAAGGGCTTCTCCCTTGGAGAGATATCAAGAAGGGAACCTTACTTGGCATTATCGATATTGTTTCTATGTCTGAGAATTATTCTCTCTGTATTTCCCACGATTATGCCGCATCTCAAAGCATTCTGTTCATCCTATGTTAATCATCTGAGCTTTCAAAAGCTTGGCCAAGTGATGGAACGTGTTCTTCATGTAATGGATGTGAAGAGGATTTGGACCAAGCTAGAACTCTGTAAAAGCAGGAGCTTTCATGAGAGGGCAAGGAGTGCCAGAGTTTGGGCCTCATCTCTGGCTTCTGTTTCCCTTGGTGATTCTTCAGCTAAGTGA